One window of the Maylandia zebra isolate NMK-2024a linkage group LG19, Mzebra_GT3a, whole genome shotgun sequence genome contains the following:
- the bsdc1 gene encoding BSD domain-containing protein 1 translates to MAEGEGWWGGWLQQSFQAVKDKSSEALEFIKRDLTEFSTVVQHDTACSIAATATAVRNKLAVEGSSETTEKVKKSLSSFLGVISDTLAPPPDKTIDCDVITLVATPAGTTEVYDSSKARLYSLQADPATYCNEPDGPPEQFESWLSTFSLEDKKGEISELLVNSPSIRALYTKMVPAAVAHSEFWHRYFYKVFQLDQEEARRLALKQRAEQSAHTETLGWEEEEEDDFLGATSSSQLNLTPPLDSSNLTVPTGAAVLSPVLSPSEERETTYSVSSDSVSLPTQVEVRPEPVTAELAEKLTEKLTEASLEDVVNKTQDEQRPGNSDLPPEAQVEAVTQPEVTADGGSARAPASKPENSKEDGPQDLRVFELNSDSGKSTPSKNGKKGSSTDVSEDWEKDFDLDMTEEEVQMALSKIEASGELDEDWENWE, encoded by the exons ATGGCTGAAGG AGAAGGCTGGTGGGGAGGCTGGCTGCAGCAGAGCTTCCAGGCCGTCAAAGACAAG TCATCTGAAGCCTTAGAATTCATAAAGCGAGACCTGACTGAGTTCTCCACTGTGGTGCAGCATGATACAGCCTGCTCAATTGCAGCTACGGCCACTGCCGTCAGAAACAAACTTGCA GTGGAAGGTTCCTCTGAGACTACAGAAAAAGTGAAGAAGAGCCTCTCTAGTTTCTTAGGCGTAATATCAGACACGCTTGCTCCACCTCCTGATAAAACTATTGACTGTGATGTAATCACGCTGGTGGCAACACCAGCAGGAACCACAGAAGTTTATGACAGTTCAAAG GCACGTCTCTACAGTTTGCAGGCTGACCCAGCAACATACTGCAACGAGCCAGATG gCCCCCCTGAACAGTTTGAGAGCTGGCTGTCCACCTTCAGCCTGGAAGATAAGAAAGGCGAAATCTCTGAGCTTTTGGTCAACAGTCCCTCTATACGAGCGCTTTATACCAAAATG GTGCCAGCAGCCGTAGCACATTCTGAGTTCTGGCACAGATATTTCTACAAAGTCTTCCAGCTGGATCAG GAGGAGGCGAGGAGGTTGGCGCTGAAGCAGAGAGCAGAGCAAAGTGCGCACACAGAGACGCTGGgctgggaggaagaggaggagg ATGACTTCCTTGGTGCCACGTCGTCATCTCAACTCAACCTCACGCCCCCGTTGGACAGCAGCAACCTAACAGTTCCTACAGGGGCCGCTGTGCTGAGTCCCGTTCTGTCTCCAAGCGAAGAGCGTGAAACCACCTACTCGGTCAGCAGCGACAGCGTCAGTCTGCCAACTCAGGTAGAAGTGCGGCCAGAGCCCGTAACCGCAGAACTGGCAGAGAAACTGACAGAGAAACTGACAGAGGCCAGCTTGGAGGATGTTGTAAACAAGACGCAAGACGAGCAGAGGCCCGGAAACAGTGACTTACCTCCTGAAGCTCAAGTGGAGGCCGTTACCCAGCCCGAGGTCACAGCTGACGGGGGGTCAGCGCGAGCCCCGGCCTCAAAACCGGAAAACTCAAAAGAAGATGGACCACAGGACCTGAGAGTTTTTGAGCTCAACTCTGACAGCGGGAAGTCTACACCCTCCAAGAACGGCAAGAAAG GCTCGAGCACCGATGTGAGCGAGGACTGGGAGAAAGACTTTGACCTGGACATGACGGAAGAAGAGGTCCAGATGGCTCTCTCTAAAATCGAAGCATCTGGAGAG CTGGATGAAGACTGGGAGAACTGGGAGTGA